The DNA sequence CCCGGAAGACGAGGGAGCCGTCGGCGGCGACGGCGCAGCGCGCCTCGGGGTGGGCGGTCTCGGTGGGCGCGGAGACGGCGGAGGCGGCGGGGGCGGCCTGCTGCTTGCGGCCGCCGCCGAAGAGGCCGCGGAGCAGGCCGCCCTTCTTCGCGGGGGCGGTGCAGCCGGGGCGGAGTTCCTCGAAGAGCCGCTCGTAGCGCTGCGCGATGGCGTCGGGCTCGTAGCGGTGGGCGGCGGCGCGGGCGGCGGCGCCGAGCCGGGCACGGAGTCCGTCGTCGCCGGTGAGCTTGAGCAGCGCCTCCGCGTAGGCGTCGACGCTGTCGGTCTCGCTCTGCGGGGAGAGCGGGACGAGGATGCCGTCGGTGCCGTCGTTGAGGATCTCGCGGGGGCCATAGGGGCAGTCGGTGGCGATCACCGGCAGTCCGGCGTGCATGGCCTCGACGATGGTCATGCCGAAGGACTCGGCGTCGGAGGCGACGGCGGCGACGGCGCCCTTGGCCCACTCGGTCTCGATGGGCGAGCGGGCGCCCATGAGGGTGATCCGCTCGTAGAGGCCCAGGTCCTCGATCTGGCGGCGCAGCTTGGCCTTGGAGGTGCCGCGGCCGTAGATCCGGAGCTGCCAGTCGGGGCGCTCGTCGGCGATCTTCGCGAAGGCGTTGATGAGCCGGTCGTAGCGTTTGACGCCGACGAGCCGCCCGGCCGAGACGATGATCTTCGAGTTGCCGTCGGAGGGCGCGGCGGCGGGGGCGGGGACGGCGTTGGGGACGGACAGCACCTGTGCCCGGCGGTCGGCGGGCAGGGCGTCGCGGTAGTGGCCGGCGTCGGCCTCGGAGACGGTGACGAAGGCGTCGAGGGCGGCGATGGCCGGGTCCATGACGGCGTGCAGCTCGGGGACGTGGGCCTCGTGGGTGAGGTGCTCCTGGCCGAGGCGGAGGTAGCGGTCGCTGCCGTAACGGGCGAGGTAGCCGATGAGCTTGGGGCGGGTGGCGATGACGACGTCCGCGTCGGTGGCCGCGAGGTGGGCGGCGACGCGTTCGTCGGTGAGGGCGGTGGCGGCCATCCGGCCGTTGTCGATGCGCTCGTCGCGGAAGATCTCGCTGGGCCGCTGGTTGAGGGGGGCCGCGTACTCGTCGCCGTCGGTGCCTTCGCGCAGGTCGACGAGGGGGGTGAGCCGGACGCGCGGGTCGATCGTGAGCTCGGGCTCGTCCACGGGCCGGTTGACGCTGATGATGCGGACCTCGTGCCGGTCGGCGAGAGCGGTGGCGAGGTTGACGGTCGAACGGATGGTTCCGCCGATGCCGTACGCATTGTGCAGCAGGAATTCGATCTTCATCCGGGCCCTCGTTCAGTGCGATGGGCGCGCGAGCGCGCACGTCCGCCGTGGACAGCTGCGCCGCGCACCGGCCGATGCCTTCCGCTTGGACAACGACCGGACGCCGCGCATGGTTCAACCCGGAGGCTAGCCCGCTTTGCAGGTGTGTGGGGAGCGCCCACCCTCAGGGCGCTCCCAAGGCCCGGCAAACCGGTCGAAAGCCCACGCGGCGCCGGGACTTCAGCCCCCTCGGACGGCGGTGTACAGGGCCCCGAACTCCTGCCAGGACGGCTTCGGCGGGCGGGGGTCCCACAGCCGCTGGGAGACGGCGGCCAGCGGCAGCCGGATTCCGTTTGCCACCTGGTCGGGGGTCTGCGCGTCGGGGTGGTCGCACCAGACGGCGAACCGGCCGCCCGGCACCCGGCGCGGGTCCGCCGTCCCGGCCGCCACGGGCGCGGTGCCGCGCAGCACGGCCGGGGACCACTCCTTGTAGATCAGCTCGCCGGTGGGGTAGCGGAAGTCGTTCGGTTCCCCGAGCACGTAGTAGAGGTACTGGTCGTTGAGGTTGACGACCGTGCGTCCCTCGTTCAGGTATTCCTGCGGGTCCCGGGCGCCGAGCTCGCGGCCGGTCCAGTACTCGACCTCGATGGCCTGGTCGGGGGCGACGAGGCCGCCGCGGAAGAAGCCGTCGTTCCACGCCTTGGCCTTCTTGCCGAGGGACCGCACGACGGCGGCCCGGTCGTTGAGCCAGGCGGTGGCCAGGTCCTGCACCCGGCCCTGCGAGCCGTAGCGCTGCCGGGCGAGGTCGGCGAGGTGCGGGTAGGACCCCTGCGGGTCGCGGGCCATCAGCGCCCGGTACTCGTCGGCGCCCAGGTGCCAGTACGGGCCGGGGAAGAGGGGCGTGAACTCGCGCAGCAGGTCGTCCACGATCTTCGCCGCGCCCGGCAGGGAGATGTCGACGGCGCCCCGGGAGGCGGTGCCGGTGGCGTCCCTGAGCTGGAGGTCCGGGTGGGCCTTGAGGACGGCGCCGAGGTGGCCGGGCGAGTCGATCTCGGGGATGACGGTGATGTGCAGCGACGAGGCGA is a window from the Streptomyces mobaraensis genome containing:
- a CDS encoding glycosyltransferase translates to MKIEFLLHNAYGIGGTIRSTVNLATALADRHEVRIISVNRPVDEPELTIDPRVRLTPLVDLREGTDGDEYAAPLNQRPSEIFRDERIDNGRMAATALTDERVAAHLAATDADVVIATRPKLIGYLARYGSDRYLRLGQEHLTHEAHVPELHAVMDPAIAALDAFVTVSEADAGHYRDALPADRRAQVLSVPNAVPAPAAAPSDGNSKIIVSAGRLVGVKRYDRLINAFAKIADERPDWQLRIYGRGTSKAKLRRQIEDLGLYERITLMGARSPIETEWAKGAVAAVASDAESFGMTIVEAMHAGLPVIATDCPYGPREILNDGTDGILVPLSPQSETDSVDAYAEALLKLTGDDGLRARLGAAARAAAHRYEPDAIAQRYERLFEELRPGCTAPAKKGGLLRGLFGGGRKQQAAPAASAVSAPTETAHPEARCAVAADGSLVFRVRAEQLTADDSHLLLRHRGSKGKEAVRVPLRRTPGADWAEARVERAAQTLPEGRWDSYAERKADKSRRRLSAVLVEQQALLGLGLQTGPSGVAPWIPYETSDGFLAVRSWLRERHAEVTEVRVGSAEEGVVTLTVAAHGVELRDGAELIARLRGADGEVADVRAPLEGGTGRLPYEPMWRRRGEEQDLWDLYVRPGAGAAPVRLGRLTGDFADRKGIDTFPAADRDGVRLRPFFTVTNDLTVSVKDIAAED
- a CDS encoding beta-N-acetylhexosaminidase, whose translation is MGLPVRITRIARVALFGRPRRVAPRRPYAVLALLAAAALPAAAGCAHDGGASGSSGRSAGRDDDRSTQAAAPSSAAQVTPVTGMPRTVPAVRSFTARGGPGWRPSSAVRVVTDPDGPLADEARLLAGELKVTIAPGPARAGDVELALRPGQRGGPESYELTTRDGRVLITAPDEAGAFYGTRTLVQSVRSGGGLPEGVVADAPDRPQRGLQLDIARKHFTAEWIEARLREMADLKLNQLGLHFSDDQGFRIESASHPEIVSPEHLTQAEVRRIVALASSLHITVIPEIDSPGHLGAVLKAHPDLQLRDATGTASRGAVDISLPGAAKIVDDLLREFTPLFPGPYWHLGADEYRALMARDPQGSYPHLADLARQRYGSQGRVQDLATAWLNDRAAVVRSLGKKAKAWNDGFFRGGLVAPDQAIEVEYWTGRELGARDPQEYLNEGRTVVNLNDQYLYYVLGEPNDFRYPTGELIYKEWSPAVLRGTAPVAAGTADPRRVPGGRFAVWCDHPDAQTPDQVANGIRLPLAAVSQRLWDPRPPKPSWQEFGALYTAVRGG